In Salana multivorans, a single genomic region encodes these proteins:
- a CDS encoding extracellular solute-binding protein → MRFTRTTAAIGGAALLAVAGLAGCTGDGGGTGGNGGDAGGGTGPIDVWLSNNEHEVAWGKAVVEAWNAEHPDEKVTAQEIPAGSSSEEAITAAITAGTAPCLVYNIATAAVSGWVRQGGLVDLSTFSDGESYITERSGENAAAYETDGGFYQLPWKSNPVMVMYNKTLFEAAGLDPENPGMETYDSFLAGSKALVDSGLVSAIWPSPTNEFYQPWFDFYPLYLAETGGTQLVVDGASTFDDEHGKAVADFWATVYAEGLAPKEASTDDAMSVGSTAMQLAGPWAIASYADSVDVGFMPVPTSDGRQDVVTFADSKNVSMFTACKNPDTAWEFLKFSTSVEADGQLLEATGQMPLRTDLATTYADYFEQNPDYRAFADQAERVADVPSIPNSVEVWQKFRDQYSSGVIFATQSVDDFLATAASEIDALVKD, encoded by the coding sequence ATGAGGTTCACACGCACCACCGCCGCCATCGGGGGCGCAGCGCTGCTCGCCGTCGCCGGGCTCGCCGGCTGCACCGGCGACGGTGGCGGCACGGGAGGCAACGGCGGCGACGCCGGCGGCGGCACCGGGCCGATCGACGTCTGGCTGTCCAACAACGAGCACGAGGTGGCCTGGGGCAAGGCCGTCGTCGAGGCCTGGAACGCCGAGCACCCCGACGAGAAGGTCACCGCCCAGGAGATCCCCGCCGGGTCCTCGTCGGAGGAGGCGATCACGGCGGCGATCACCGCCGGCACCGCACCGTGCCTCGTCTACAACATCGCGACCGCCGCCGTCTCCGGCTGGGTGCGCCAGGGCGGCCTCGTCGACCTGTCGACGTTCAGCGACGGCGAGAGCTACATCACCGAGCGCAGCGGCGAGAACGCCGCGGCCTATGAGACCGACGGCGGCTTCTACCAGCTCCCCTGGAAGTCCAACCCCGTCATGGTCATGTACAACAAGACGCTGTTCGAGGCCGCCGGTCTCGACCCGGAGAACCCCGGCATGGAGACCTACGACTCCTTCCTCGCGGGGTCGAAGGCGCTCGTGGACTCGGGCCTGGTGAGCGCCATCTGGCCCTCGCCGACCAACGAGTTCTACCAGCCGTGGTTCGACTTCTACCCGCTCTACCTCGCCGAGACCGGTGGGACGCAGCTCGTCGTCGACGGCGCCAGCACCTTCGACGACGAGCACGGCAAGGCCGTCGCCGACTTCTGGGCGACCGTCTACGCCGAGGGGCTCGCCCCCAAGGAGGCCTCGACGGACGACGCGATGTCCGTTGGCAGCACCGCGATGCAGCTCGCCGGGCCGTGGGCCATCGCCTCCTACGCCGACTCGGTCGACGTCGGGTTCATGCCGGTCCCGACCTCCGACGGCCGGCAGGACGTCGTCACCTTCGCCGACTCCAAGAACGTCTCCATGTTCACCGCGTGCAAGAACCCCGACACGGCGTGGGAGTTCCTCAAGTTCTCGACCAGCGTCGAGGCCGACGGCCAGCTCCTGGAGGCGACGGGGCAGATGCCGCTGCGCACGGACCTGGCGACCACCTACGCCGACTACTTCGAGCAGAACCCCGACTACAGGGCCTTCGCCGACCAGGCGGAGCGCGTGGCCGACGTGCCGAGCATCCCGAACTCGGTCGAGGTGTGGCAGAAGTTCCGCGACCAGTACTCCTCCGGCGTCATCTTCGCGACGCAGTCGGTCGACGACTTCCTGGCGACCGCCGCCTCCGAGATCGACGCGCTCGTCAAGGACTGA
- a CDS encoding LacI family DNA-binding transcriptional regulator — protein sequence MTSQRRAAASPTISDVARVAGVSKATVSHAYSGKRTISTATKERVFAAARDLHWVPSSSARALATHRANAVGIVLARQPEILASDTFFPAFIAGVESVLAEQEIALVLQVVANRTAEERAYRAMEHGRADGVIVLDLHRDDWRVELLTTLRLPAVLLGAYPHRTRFSCVRTDDASPVLELIAHLRRQGHRRIAHVAGPLDYVHSRARAQAYLAGSGTPELLREGDFSAGSGRRATAELLALPKRPTAILYANDTMAIAGYSYARAQGLAIPDDLAVAGFDDDHLSEHLSPALTSVATAPRRRGEVAARRLLADIAGEEPRSITVDCNQLVLRESTDAPARTTV from the coding sequence ATGACCTCCCAGCGGCGCGCGGCAGCCTCTCCGACGATCAGCGACGTCGCTCGCGTCGCCGGCGTCTCCAAGGCCACCGTCTCGCACGCCTACAGCGGGAAGCGGACGATCTCCACCGCCACGAAGGAGCGGGTCTTCGCCGCGGCGCGCGACCTGCACTGGGTGCCGAGCTCGAGCGCCCGGGCGCTCGCCACCCACCGCGCCAACGCCGTCGGCATCGTCCTGGCCCGCCAGCCCGAGATCCTCGCGTCCGACACGTTCTTCCCGGCGTTCATCGCCGGCGTCGAGTCCGTGCTCGCTGAGCAGGAGATCGCCCTCGTCCTGCAGGTGGTCGCGAACCGCACCGCCGAGGAGCGCGCCTACCGCGCGATGGAGCACGGCCGCGCCGACGGCGTCATCGTCCTCGACCTGCACCGCGACGACTGGCGCGTCGAGCTGCTCACCACGCTCCGCCTGCCGGCCGTGCTCCTCGGCGCGTACCCGCACCGCACCCGGTTCTCCTGCGTCCGCACGGACGACGCCTCCCCGGTGCTTGAGCTGATCGCGCACCTGCGCCGGCAGGGCCACCGCCGGATCGCACACGTCGCCGGCCCGCTCGACTACGTGCACTCGCGCGCCCGCGCGCAGGCCTACCTCGCCGGCTCGGGCACCCCCGAGCTGCTGCGCGAGGGCGACTTCAGCGCCGGCAGCGGCCGTCGCGCGACGGCCGAGCTCCTCGCCCTGCCGAAGCGGCCGACCGCCATCCTGTACGCGAACGACACGATGGCGATCGCCGGCTACTCCTACGCCCGCGCGCAGGGTCTCGCGATCCCCGACGACCTCGCCGTCGCCGGGTTCGACGACGATCACCTGTCGGAGCACCTCAGCCCGGCGCTCACCAGCGTCGCCACCGCCCCACGCCGTCGCGGGGAGGTCGCCGCGCGCCGGCTCCTCGCCGACATCGCCGGCGAGGAGCCGCGGTCGATCACCGTCGACTGCAACCAGCTCGTCCTGCGGGAGAGCACCGACGCGCCCGCACGCACCACCGTCTGA
- a CDS encoding MFS transporter, protein MTRELARWRLSLFTLSFVVGIGMAAWVTRTPAVRDGLGASTATMGLVLFGLSVGSMAGVLAGGPLVRRAGTRRVIVAGAGFLAAGVAVVALGAAAGSAPTVFAGLALFGMGSGSGEIALNIDGAELERRLRRPVLPAQHGSFSLGTLVGALVGIVLTAASVPVPWHLLGCAAVMVALAGWAVRGLPEASLGRRAVAGDPVVGVAVVDATVDAVVGDQPPGAARDRATPGAVPVPVPDGRPVWRDPALVLLGVALLALAFAEGSANDWLPLLTVDGLGLSEAGGSMVFAAFAAVMTIGRFSGQVLVARMGSPRVLVASVVTSAVGVLLVSYAPHPAVLVGGVALWGLGASLGFPVAISVAGEDPDRPHERVSAVATAGYLAFLVGPPVLGLLGEQHGLRTAILLVVALLALALAALSVRSRLLASARPTPVPASLDDARPDTAPDDAVR, encoded by the coding sequence ATGACTCGCGAGCTCGCCCGGTGGCGCCTGTCCCTGTTCACGCTCAGCTTCGTCGTCGGCATCGGCATGGCCGCGTGGGTCACCCGCACGCCGGCCGTCCGCGACGGGCTCGGTGCCTCGACGGCGACGATGGGCCTCGTCCTGTTCGGGCTGTCCGTCGGCTCGATGGCCGGGGTGCTCGCCGGCGGTCCCCTCGTGCGCCGGGCGGGAACCCGGCGCGTCATCGTGGCCGGCGCGGGGTTCCTCGCCGCCGGGGTCGCCGTCGTGGCGCTCGGCGCGGCTGCCGGCTCGGCCCCGACGGTGTTCGCCGGCCTGGCGCTGTTCGGGATGGGCAGCGGGTCCGGCGAGATCGCCCTCAACATCGACGGGGCCGAGCTCGAGCGTCGCCTGCGCCGTCCGGTCCTGCCGGCGCAGCACGGGTCGTTCAGTCTCGGGACGCTCGTGGGCGCCCTCGTCGGGATCGTCCTCACGGCCGCATCGGTGCCGGTCCCGTGGCACCTGCTCGGCTGCGCCGCCGTGATGGTCGCGCTCGCCGGCTGGGCCGTGCGCGGGCTGCCCGAGGCCTCCCTCGGCCGACGGGCCGTCGCGGGCGACCCGGTCGTGGGCGTCGCGGTCGTCGACGCGACCGTCGATGCGGTGGTCGGGGACCAGCCACCCGGCGCCGCCCGGGATCGCGCGACGCCCGGCGCCGTGCCGGTCCCGGTTCCCGACGGGCGGCCGGTCTGGCGCGACCCCGCCCTCGTGCTGCTCGGCGTCGCCCTCCTCGCGCTCGCGTTCGCCGAGGGGTCGGCCAACGACTGGCTACCGCTCCTCACCGTCGACGGGCTCGGCCTGTCCGAGGCGGGCGGGTCGATGGTGTTCGCCGCGTTCGCCGCCGTCATGACGATCGGCCGCTTCTCCGGGCAGGTCCTCGTGGCGCGGATGGGCAGCCCGCGCGTGCTCGTCGCGAGCGTCGTGACGTCGGCGGTCGGCGTCCTTCTCGTCTCGTACGCACCCCACCCGGCCGTCCTCGTCGGCGGGGTCGCGCTCTGGGGGCTGGGCGCCTCGCTGGGATTCCCGGTCGCGATCTCCGTCGCCGGCGAGGACCCCGACCGGCCGCACGAGCGCGTCAGCGCGGTCGCGACCGCCGGCTACCTCGCGTTCCTCGTCGGTCCGCCCGTCCTCGGCCTGCTGGGGGAGCAGCACGGGCTGCGCACGGCGATCCTGCTCGTGGTCGCCCTCCTGGCGCTGGCCCTCGCGGCGCTCTCGGTCCGCTCCCGACTGCTCGCCTCGGCGCGCCCGACGCCGGTCCCCGCCTCGCTCGACGACGCCCGTCCCGACACCGCACCCGACGACGCCGTGCGATGA
- a CDS encoding sugar O-acetyltransferase has translation MTDPFADDPRSQRERMLAGDLYIGGTDPESNRIAQRAVHLADAYRRASVADEAAARGLLEELLGSLGDGAFVKPPLFVDYGENIHIGARTFVNYNLVALDVVDIRIGEDCQIGPNVQLLNPTHPIEPGPRRDKLEAAEPITIGDNVWLGGGVIVCPGVTIGDNSVIGAGSVVTRDVPANVVAVGNPARVIREI, from the coding sequence ATGACGGATCCCTTCGCCGACGACCCCCGATCCCAGCGGGAGCGCATGCTCGCGGGCGACCTCTACATCGGCGGCACCGACCCCGAGAGCAACCGCATCGCCCAGCGGGCCGTCCATCTCGCCGACGCCTACCGCCGCGCGTCCGTGGCCGACGAGGCGGCGGCACGCGGCCTGCTGGAGGAGCTGCTCGGCAGCCTGGGCGACGGCGCGTTCGTCAAGCCGCCGCTCTTCGTCGACTACGGCGAGAACATCCACATCGGCGCGCGCACGTTCGTGAACTACAACCTCGTCGCCCTCGACGTCGTGGACATCCGGATCGGCGAGGACTGCCAGATCGGGCCGAACGTCCAGCTCCTCAACCCGACCCACCCGATCGAGCCCGGTCCGCGCCGGGACAAGCTCGAGGCGGCGGAGCCGATCACGATCGGCGACAACGTGTGGCTCGGCGGCGGCGTGATCGTCTGCCCCGGCGTCACGATCGGGGACAACTCGGTGATCGGCGCCGGCTCCGTCGTGACGCGCGACGTGCCGGCGAACGTCGTCGCCGTCGGCAACCCGGCCCGGGTCATCCGGGAGATCTGA
- a CDS encoding TetR/AcrR family transcriptional regulator — MAATSPRGPADPGRRDRIVEATLEVIAAAGVAGASHRRIAAAAGVPLGSMTYYFTGIEQVLREAFTRYADRAADAFDAALDRATTPAEALDVVAETILRSGPDHGGDAVVAYELYTLAAREPAFRDITERWMARSRAALERHLDPLTARLLDALIEGLSVHRTLDRDPVDAADVVEAVRRLARG, encoded by the coding sequence ATGGCCGCGACCAGCCCGCGCGGACCGGCCGATCCCGGCCGGCGGGACCGGATCGTCGAGGCGACGCTGGAGGTGATCGCCGCCGCCGGCGTTGCCGGGGCGTCCCACCGCAGGATCGCGGCCGCCGCGGGGGTGCCGCTGGGGTCGATGACGTACTACTTCACCGGGATCGAGCAGGTGCTCCGGGAGGCGTTCACGCGGTACGCCGACCGTGCGGCCGACGCGTTCGACGCCGCCCTCGACCGCGCCACGACACCCGCCGAGGCGCTGGACGTCGTGGCGGAGACCATCCTGCGGTCCGGACCCGACCACGGCGGCGACGCCGTCGTTGCGTACGAGCTCTACACGCTGGCGGCGCGCGAGCCCGCCTTCCGCGACATCACCGAGCGCTGGATGGCCCGGAGCCGAGCGGCGCTCGAGCGGCACCTCGACCCGCTCACCGCGCGGCTGCTCGACGCCCTGATCGAGGGCCTCTCGGTGCACCGCACGCTCGACCGCGATCCGGTCGACGCGGCCGACGTGGTCGAGGCCGTCCGCCGGCTCGCCCGCGGCTGA
- a CDS encoding rhomboid family intramembrane serine protease, protein MPDASRSQLGATSRRRLTTDMVRGALLGVGVLTGLMVVLQVVNWLSASWLTQHLGIRPRTWDGLWGVLFAPVLHGSWTHLFSNLLLVVVLGFLVALDGARRFAAVTAVIWFVSGLGVWLTAPPHSVTIGASMLVFGWLAYLVVRGFMTRDVWQIVLGVVLIVTLGGMFWTGIAVAAFGSSAVSWQGHLFGAAGGVLAAVQVGRAGRGRTTA, encoded by the coding sequence ATGCCCGACGCCTCTCGCTCTCAGCTCGGTGCCACGAGTCGGCGACGACTGACCACCGACATGGTGCGCGGAGCTCTTCTCGGCGTCGGTGTCCTCACGGGTCTCATGGTCGTGCTGCAGGTGGTGAACTGGCTCAGCGCGTCCTGGCTGACGCAGCACCTCGGGATCCGGCCGCGCACGTGGGACGGGCTCTGGGGGGTGCTGTTCGCCCCCGTGCTGCACGGCTCGTGGACGCACCTGTTCTCGAACTTGCTGCTCGTGGTGGTGCTGGGCTTCCTGGTCGCCCTGGACGGGGCGCGCCGGTTCGCAGCCGTGACGGCCGTGATCTGGTTCGTCAGCGGGCTGGGCGTCTGGCTCACGGCACCGCCGCACTCGGTCACGATCGGCGCGTCGATGCTCGTGTTCGGGTGGCTGGCCTACCTCGTGGTCCGCGGGTTCATGACGAGGGACGTGTGGCAGATCGTGCTCGGGGTCGTGCTCATCGTGACGCTCGGCGGGATGTTCTGGACCGGGATCGCGGTGGCGGCGTTCGGATCGAGCGCGGTGTCCTGGCAAGGGCACCTGTTCGGCGCGGCGGGCGGTGTGCTGGCCGCGGTGCAGGTGGGGCGCGCGGGTCGTGGGCGGACGACCGCGTAG